A stretch of DNA from Variovorax paradoxus:
CATGCCGAAAATCACCGCCCACACCATGCTGGTGATGGTCAGCATCACCGTCGGGAAAAAGCGCTCGGCAATTTCCGTCGACACCGGCCGCCGCGTGCGGATCGAGGTGCCGAAGTCGCCCTGCACCATGTGGGTGAAGAAGCTCACGAACTGCTGCGGCAGCGGCTTGTCGAGCCCGAGGTCCGCGCGCACCATGGCCACGGTCTGCTCGTCGGCATCCTGGCCGGCGGCAAGGCGCGCCGGGTCGCCGGGGAGCATGTGGACGAACAGGAACACCAGCACTGCCACGATGAGCAGTGTCGGGATCAGGCCCAACAGTCGTTTGAGGAAGTAATTCAGCATGGGGAACAGGCAGTCAAATCCTCATTCGGGGAACACCGCGGAACCGGCTTTGCCGGGCCGCAGGTGTTGCCCCCGGTGAGGGGGTTGGCGTAGCGACACGAAGTGCGCGAAGCCTGGGGGAGGTCTTAGTTAGACACCGACATGGCGTCGATGTTGATGTTGGCGTCGGGCATCACGAACACACCCGACAGGCGCTTGGCGTGCGCCGACAGGTTCTGCTCGGTGACCAGCGGCACGCGCGGCAGGTCCTTGCGGATCTCGTCCTGCGCGGTCTTGTACAGCGCGGCCTTTTCCTTGTCGTCCACGGTGATCAGCGCCTTGGCGATGGCGCCGTCGACCACGTCGCTCTTGTAGAACGACATGTTGTTGAGCTTCGGTGCCCACGACTCCGAAGCGAACAGCGGGCGCAGGCCCCAGTCGGCTTCACCGGTCGACGACGACCAGCCCGTGTAGTACATGCGGACCTTGGCCGTCTTCGGATCGGGCCAGGCATCGACCATCTCGGTGCGCTGGCCCACTTCGAGCGCCTGCACCTGCAGCTTGATGCCCACCTGTGCGAGCTGCTGCTGCACGAACTGGATCGTCTTCTGGCTGGTCGTGTTGTTGTAGGCGCTCCACAGCACCGACTCGAAGCCGTTCGGGTAGCCGGCTTCGGCCAGCAGGGCCTTGGCCTTCTTCACGTCGTAGGGAATGGGTGCCATCTTCTCGGCGAACTTCACGCCCTGGGGCATCACGCCCTGTGCGGGGAAGGCGTAGCCGCCGAAGGCCACCTTCGACAGCGCTTCCTTGTTGATGGCGTAGCCGATGGCTTCGCGCACCTTCGGGTTGTCATACGGCTTTTGCAGCATGTTGAAGGCCAGGAAGCGCGTGATGATCGAGGGCGAGGCCACCACTTCGAGCTTGTCGCTCTTCTTCAGCAGTTCGGCCTGCTCGTAGGGAATGGGGAAGGCAAAGTCGGCCTCGCCGGTCTGCAGCATCGCGGCGCGCGTGTTGTTCTCGAGCACCGGCTTCCATTGCAGGTTGTCGATCTTCGGGAAGCCTTTCTTCCAGTAGCCGTCGAACTTCTTGGCCTTGACGGCGTCGGTCTGCTTCCACTCGACGAACTCGAAGGGGCCCGTGCCCACGGGGTGGAAAGCGATGTCCTTGTTGCCCCACTTCTTCAGCGCGGTGGGCGAGATCATGGCGGCCGAGGCGTGGGCCAGCGAGTTGATGAAGGGGCCGAAGGGCTCCTTCAGCGTGATGCGCACGGTGGTCGGGTTCAGCGCTTCGACCTTGCCGACGCGGTTGAACTGGTTGTAGCGCAGCAGCTTGTTGTCCTGGTTCAGCACGCGGTCGAGCGTGACCTTCACGGCTTCGGCGTTGAAGTCGGTGCCGTCGTGGAACTTGACGCCGCTGCGCAGCTTGATCGTGTAGACCAGGCCGTCCTTCGACACTTCGTAGCCCTCGGCGAGCACGTTCTGGACCTTCAGGTCCTTGTCGAACTGGAACAGGCCTTCATAGAAGGTCTTGGTCACGGCCGTGGTGATGGTCGTGTTGGTGTTGTACGGGTCCAGCGTTTCCGGCTGGTAGCCGATGGCCAGCACCACGTCTTTGGCAGCCAGTGCCGAGCCCGAGGCGGCCAGCGCGGCCAGGCCCAGCAGTGCGGATGCCCAGCGCAGGGAGGAAGAAGATTGCTTCATGGAAGAACTCCAGTCGGTTCGTGGAAAAAATGCAGGGGGCCTGCGGGTGAAAAAACGGTTCGGATTCGGAAGATCAGAAGGCGCCGCCAATGGCGTGCCGTGCGACGAAGTGGCCGGGTGCCACCTGCACCAGCGGCGGCACGTCGGGCTCGTCGCCCACGGCGCGGATCGGGCTGGGAATCTCGCCTTCGAGCAGCGCGCGCGGCTTGTGGCGGCGCGACGGGTCGGCCACCGGCACGGCGGCCATCAGCTTGCGCGTGTAGGCGTGCTGCGGCGCTTCGAACACGGCGCGGCGCGGGCCGATTTCGACGATCTGGCCCAGGTACATCACGGCCACGCGGTGGCTGATGCGTTCGACCACGGCCATGTCGTGGGAGATGAAGAGAAACGCCACGCCCAGCTCGCGCTGCAGGTCGAGCATCAGGTTGACGATCTGCGCCTGGATGGACACGTCGAGCGCCGACACCGATTCGTCCGCCACCACCACCTTCGGGTTCAGTGCGAGCGCGCGCGCAATCGCGATGCGCTGGCGCTGGCCGCCCGAGAACTCGTGCGGGTAGCGCTGCGCCACCTCGGGCGGCAGGCCGACCTTCTGCAGCAGCCAGTCGACGCGCTGCTGCGCCTCGGCGCCCTTGGCGATGCCGTGGATGAGCAGCGGCTCCATGATCGAGAAGCCCACCGTCACGCGCGGGTCGAGCGACGCGAACGGGTCCTGGAAGATGAACTGGATGTTGCGGCGCAGCGCCTGCAGCTCGCGCGTGGGCAGCTCGCGGATGTTCTTGCCGCCGAACTCGATCGCGCCGCTCTGGCTCTCGACCAGGCGCAGCAACGAGCGGCCCGTGGTCGATTTGCCGCAGCCCGATTCGCCGACCAGCGCCAGCGTTTCGCCGGGGTACAGGTCGAAGCTGATCTTTTCCACGGCATGCACGCGGCGCTTCACGCGGCCGAAGATGCCGCTGCGCACGTCGAAGCGCGTCACGAGGTCGCGCACGCGCAGGATCGGGCCGGCGTCTTCGCGCACGGTGGTCTGCGGCGTGGTGTTGGTGCAGGGCACGGTCTCGGTGCTGCCTTCGGTGCGCAGCAACTCGAACTTGGCCGGCAGGTCGGTGCCCTGCATCGCGCCCAGCTTGGGCACGGCCGACAGCAGCGCCTTGGTGTACGGGTGCTGCGGCGACGCGAACACCTGGTCGGAGGTGCCGGCTTCGACCTTGTCGCCGCGGTACATCACAAGCACGCGGTCGGCAATTTCGGCCACCACGCCCATGTCGTGCGTGATGAAGAGCACGCCCATGCGCATCTCTTTCTGCAGCTCGCGGATGAGCTGAAGAATCTGCGCCTGGATCGTCACGTCGAGCGCGGTGGTGGGCTCATCGGCAATCAGCAACTGCGGCTTGCACGACAGCGCCATCGCGATCATCACGCGCTGGCGCATGCCGCCCGACAGCTGGTGCGGAAAGCGGTCGAGCACGTTGCGTGCTTCAGGAATGCGCACGAGCTCCAGCATGCGCAGCGCCTCGGCGCGTGCGGCCGAATTGCTCTTGCCTTGGTGGATGCGGATGGCCTCGGCGATCTGGTCGCCGGCGGTGAACACCGGGTTCAGCGAGGTCATCGGCTCCTGAAAAATCATGGCGATGTCCGCGCCGCGGATGCCGCGCATCGTGCTGTCGCGTGCCTGCGCCAGGTCGAGCACGTCGCCGTTGCGCCGGCGGAAGGCCATGCTGCCGCCGAGGATGCGACCGCCGCCGTGCTCCACCAGCCGCATCAGCGCGAGCGAGGTCACCGACTTGCCCGACCCCGATTCACCCACCACCGCGAGCGTTTCGCCGTGGTCGACGTGGAAGGACAGATTCTTGACGGCATCGACGGTGCGCTCGGACGTCGAGAAGCGCACGGTGAGGTCGTCGACGGCGAGGACGCGGCCGTCGGGCAGATTCAGGGCAGGGGAAGACATGGCGGGTGCGGGAGAAAAGAGGAGCAGATGCGTCAGGCGAAGATGGCCGTCACCGGGGCTTCATCGCCGCGCGCGTGGCCGCGGTACATGCCTTCGGTGTTGAAGGCCAGGCTCAGGTTGCCGTGGCGGTCGACGGCGATCAGACCGCCGGTGCCGCCGATGGCGGGCAGCGATTGGTGCACCACGGCGTGCGCGGCGGCTGCTAGCGTGGCGCCGCCGTAGGCCATGCGCGCGCAGATGTCGTGCGCGGCTGCGACGCGGATGAACATTTCGCCGCTGCCGGTGCACGAGATGGCGGCGGTGCGGTCGTCGGCATACGTGCCCGAACCGATGAGCGGCGAATCGCCGACGCGGCCGACGCGCTTGTTGGTCATGCCGCCGGTCGAGGTGGCGGCGGCCAGGTGGCCGTGCATGTCGAGCGCCACGGCGCCGACGGTGCCGAACTTCTTGTCTTCGTCCAGCGGCGGCTTGGTCATGGCGGCGCCTTCGTGGTCGGTGACCACACGGCCCGTGTCGCGCACGCGGTACAACTGCTGGCGGCGTGCGTCGGTCGAGAAGAAGAAAGGCTCGACCATCTCCAGGCCGCGGTCGCGCGCAAAGGCTTCTGCGCCCGCGCCGGCCAGCAGCACATGGGCGCCGTCTTCGAGCACGGCACGCGCGGCGCGCACCGGGCGGCGCACGTGGCTCACGCCTGCAATGGCGCCGGCCGCGAGCGTGGCACCGTCCATCACGGCGGCGTCGAGCTCGTGCGTTTCTTCGTGCGTGAACACCGCGCCGTAGCCGGCGTTGAAGAGCGGGCAGTCTTCGAGCATCTCGACCGCGAGGCAGGTGGCGTCGAGCGCCGACATGCCCTTGAGCAGCGCGGCCTGCGCGGCGCGCACGATGGTCTGCAGCGCGTCGTGATACGCCTGCGCCTGCTCGGGGTTGGTCGTCGAGGCGCTGATGGTGCCGGCGCCGCCGTGGATGGCGATGACGGGCGTGACGTTCTTCATCGGGAAGCTTTCTTCTTTTTCTTGCCGGCGTCGGAAGCGACGGCGGCGGGGAGGGGAGGCATCGAGACCTGGCCGCGCGCATGGCCCTGGCCCAGCCCGCCATGCAGCCACGGGCGCACTGCTTGCAGGATGCGGCCGGCCGACTGCGCCGCGCCGGGCGCGCGCAGGGCGACCGCGCTGGTCAGTGCCTCGATCAGCGCGAGCACGCTGGTCTCGCAGTTGGGGCGGTAGCTGGTTTCGGTCTGGCAATAGAGCACCACGTCGGCCAGCGGCGCGAGGGGCGAACTGGGGCGATCGGTCAGCGCGAGCACCGCGCAGCCCTGGCTGCGCGCGATCTGCGCCAGCGCCACCGTGTCGGTCAGGTAGCGCGGAAAGGTGAGGCCGATGAACAGGTCCTGCGGGCCCGAGTGCATCAGCGAGCGCGCCGAATGCGTCACGCCGCTCACGCTGGAGAGCATGCGCACGTCGTTGCACGAACCGTCGAGCCCGTGCTGCAGCAACCCCGCGAGCCATGCGCTGGCGCCGAAGCCGCCGATGTAGATCGAGCGCGCCTTCAGGATGCGCTGCACCGCGGCTTCGCAGGCGGCGTAGTCGAGCGACTGGCGTGTGGCTTCGATGTTGCGGCGGCTCTCGTCGAGCGCCGTGGCAAACACCTCGGCCACCGTGGTCGGACGCTCCAGGTTGCCGCGCAGCCGCTCGACCGGCGCTACCAGCGACTCGAAGCCGCGCACGAGCTCGGCGCGGAAGGCGGCGTAGCCGTCGAACTCCAGCGCGCGCGCAAACCGGTTGGCCGTGGCGACCGACACGCCCGCCGCAGCGGCGAGCTCATCGATCGGCAGCGTCGCGACCTGCAGCGGGTGCTCGAGCACGAAGTCAGCCACCTGCCGGTGCGAACGCGTCAACCGCGGCAGCGCCTGCGCAATGCGCTGGGCCACGGTGGTGCCTGGGGTGTCGACGTTGGTGCTCATGGGGCGGGCGATGCACCTGGGTGGGTGCGGGTGATGAAAATCGGTTTACAAATATATGACAGATATGAAAATTTTCTGTCATTTCCGATCGATATCGCAAGTAGCGGGCCAGGAGCGAGGGGCTTTGGCGAGCACGCGATCGGGCGTGTTTCCCTTGCGGGGCGGCGTGTTCGGGGCTGTTGGGGCGCGACGTTCAGGGATTACCCTGATGTTGTCTTTTCATCCCTTGGGCGGGGTCTGGCGCGTTGAAAACGAACGAATTAACTGCGGTGCCCGGGTCGCATGGCGACATTGACGGCCTTCTGGTCAGCCCTGAGTATCCCGAGCGGCGCGTCTTGCGTCGGGGAACGAGGAACCAACATGAGACTGGAATGGCTTCGCCGCGCGCTCGCGGTGATGGGCTGCTGTGTGGTGTTCGCGGGCGTGTCCGCATGCGGTGGCGGAGGGGCGGTGGCGGGGGCGGTGTGCCGATCCTGCCGCCGACCGCAGGGCCGTGCCTCAGCAGCCGGCGCCAGCGCCGACACCGACCGACCGTGTGGTGTCCGAATCCATCCAGTCGGGCTTCACAGGCGCGCCTTATCCTCTTTCTGTCTACCTGCCCGCCGGGTACGACCAGGGCACCGATGCCTACCCCGTCATCTATGCGCTCGACGGCGATGCCGTCAACGGCTTGCCGCAAACACGGTTCGCGAATCTCAAGGACATCCTGGTGAAGCGTGGAACGAAGGCCATCCTCGTCGGCATCGGGAACACCGGGCGGCGCCAGGAGGACTACAACTTTCCCGGGGCCTTCAAGTACCACGACTTCCTGGCGAAGGAGCTGATTCCCTTCATCGATTCGAAGTACCGGACCAACCCCAAGAACCGGATGCTCACGGGCCTGTCGACCAGTGGCAACCTGGCGGCCACGGCGCTCTTTCTCGAAGCGCCGGACAACCTGGTGTTTTCTTCCTTCGTGTCGATCGAGGGCGCTTTCTGGCAACAGGAGGCTCAGAACAACGATCTGGAACAGAAGATGTTCGATGCGTTGGCGGGTCGGCCCCTGCCTGTCACGCTGATCCTGGCGAGCTGCATCAGTAGCTGCAATCAACAGTACGTGAAGCAGCTGTACCAACGGATGGCAGCGCGAGGGTACGTCGGGCTGCAGCTCCTGCATACGGAGTTCAACGCCACGCACGTCGGCGCCGATGTGCTGGCGTTCGAAGACGCGGTGGTGCGGATCTACAAATAGGTGCCGTGGCCGCGCTGCGAACCCGACACTAGGGGTTCGCGCGCGGTGTGCTCATGCGGGCAGCGGTTTGGGTGGGTAGCCCGCCTCTGTCAGCACGGCCATCACGGAAGGGCCGTCTTCGGTGGTGTCGATGCGCACCGTTCTGTTCTTCAAGTCCACCTCGAGCCTGGCCTGCGGGTCGAGGTCTTTGATGGCCCGGGTGATGCGGC
This window harbors:
- the gsiB gene encoding glutathione ABC transporter substrate-binding protein GsiB; the encoded protein is MKQSSSSLRWASALLGLAALAASGSALAAKDVVLAIGYQPETLDPYNTNTTITTAVTKTFYEGLFQFDKDLKVQNVLAEGYEVSKDGLVYTIKLRSGVKFHDGTDFNAEAVKVTLDRVLNQDNKLLRYNQFNRVGKVEALNPTTVRITLKEPFGPFINSLAHASAAMISPTALKKWGNKDIAFHPVGTGPFEFVEWKQTDAVKAKKFDGYWKKGFPKIDNLQWKPVLENNTRAAMLQTGEADFAFPIPYEQAELLKKSDKLEVVASPSIITRFLAFNMLQKPYDNPKVREAIGYAINKEALSKVAFGGYAFPAQGVMPQGVKFAEKMAPIPYDVKKAKALLAEAGYPNGFESVLWSAYNNTTSQKTIQFVQQQLAQVGIKLQVQALEVGQRTEMVDAWPDPKTAKVRMYYTGWSSSTGEADWGLRPLFASESWAPKLNNMSFYKSDVVDGAIAKALITVDDKEKAALYKTAQDEIRKDLPRVPLVTEQNLSAHAKRLSGVFVMPDANINIDAMSVSN
- a CDS encoding dipeptide ABC transporter ATP-binding protein — translated: MSSPALNLPDGRVLAVDDLTVRFSTSERTVDAVKNLSFHVDHGETLAVVGESGSGKSVTSLALMRLVEHGGGRILGGSMAFRRRNGDVLDLAQARDSTMRGIRGADIAMIFQEPMTSLNPVFTAGDQIAEAIRIHQGKSNSAARAEALRMLELVRIPEARNVLDRFPHQLSGGMRQRVMIAMALSCKPQLLIADEPTTALDVTIQAQILQLIRELQKEMRMGVLFITHDMGVVAEIADRVLVMYRGDKVEAGTSDQVFASPQHPYTKALLSAVPKLGAMQGTDLPAKFELLRTEGSTETVPCTNTTPQTTVREDAGPILRVRDLVTRFDVRSGIFGRVKRRVHAVEKISFDLYPGETLALVGESGCGKSTTGRSLLRLVESQSGAIEFGGKNIRELPTRELQALRRNIQFIFQDPFASLDPRVTVGFSIMEPLLIHGIAKGAEAQQRVDWLLQKVGLPPEVAQRYPHEFSGGQRQRIAIARALALNPKVVVADESVSALDVSIQAQIVNLMLDLQRELGVAFLFISHDMAVVERISHRVAVMYLGQIVEIGPRRAVFEAPQHAYTRKLMAAVPVADPSRRHKPRALLEGEIPSPIRAVGDEPDVPPLVQVAPGHFVARHAIGGAF
- a CDS encoding isoaspartyl peptidase/L-asparaginase family protein; the encoded protein is MKNVTPVIAIHGGAGTISASTTNPEQAQAYHDALQTIVRAAQAALLKGMSALDATCLAVEMLEDCPLFNAGYGAVFTHEETHELDAAVMDGATLAAGAIAGVSHVRRPVRAARAVLEDGAHVLLAGAGAEAFARDRGLEMVEPFFFSTDARRQQLYRVRDTGRVVTDHEGAAMTKPPLDEDKKFGTVGAVALDMHGHLAAATSTGGMTNKRVGRVGDSPLIGSGTYADDRTAAISCTGSGEMFIRVAAAHDICARMAYGGATLAAAAHAVVHQSLPAIGGTGGLIAVDRHGNLSLAFNTEGMYRGHARGDEAPVTAIFA
- a CDS encoding MurR/RpiR family transcriptional regulator — encoded protein: MSTNVDTPGTTVAQRIAQALPRLTRSHRQVADFVLEHPLQVATLPIDELAAAAGVSVATANRFARALEFDGYAAFRAELVRGFESLVAPVERLRGNLERPTTVAEVFATALDESRRNIEATRQSLDYAACEAAVQRILKARSIYIGGFGASAWLAGLLQHGLDGSCNDVRMLSSVSGVTHSARSLMHSGPQDLFIGLTFPRYLTDTVALAQIARSQGCAVLALTDRPSSPLAPLADVVLYCQTETSYRPNCETSVLALIEALTSAVALRAPGAAQSAGRILQAVRPWLHGGLGQGHARGQVSMPPLPAAVASDAGKKKKKASR
- a CDS encoding alpha/beta hydrolase, with translation MSESIQSGFTGAPYPLSVYLPAGYDQGTDAYPVIYALDGDAVNGLPQTRFANLKDILVKRGTKAILVGIGNTGRRQEDYNFPGAFKYHDFLAKELIPFIDSKYRTNPKNRMLTGLSTSGNLAATALFLEAPDNLVFSSFVSIEGAFWQQEAQNNDLEQKMFDALAGRPLPVTLILASCISSCNQQYVKQLYQRMAARGYVGLQLLHTEFNATHVGADVLAFEDAVVRIYK
- a CDS encoding heavy-metal-associated domain-containing protein — its product is MQAFEIQSMTCGSCAGRITRAIKDLDPQARLEVDLKNRTVRIDTTEDGPSVMAVLTEAGYPPKPLPA